Genomic segment of Sphingopyxis lindanitolerans:
ATGAGCGAAAAGGGGCAGGGCACGCTGGTCCGCGTCAGCTTGCCGCGGGGGAGATAGCGGCTGTGCGACGAAAGGATTCGCGCAGAGGCGCAGAGATCGCAGAGAAGAATAAAGGAATTCACGCGGAGACGCGGAGACGCGGAGATGTCGTGTCTGCCGCGAAGCGGCCCTTCTTATTTAACCGCGCGTCCAGACGCCCCGTTTGTGACGATAATGGGCCTGGCGGCCCGAGCTTTTCCCTCCGCGTCTCCGCGTCTCCGCGTGAACAAGAATCTCCGCGGACCTGACGGCATCCATGCGATCCCGCCATCCCTACACCCTCGACGAAGCCGCCCGCATCGGCGCCGCGATCGGGGCGGTGCTGGCGCCGGGCGATGTCGTGCTGCTGTCGGGCGATCTCGGTGCGGGCAAGACGACGCTGGCGCGGGCGATGCTGACGGCGCGCGGGCTTGCGGGCGAGGCGCCGAGCCCGACCTTCGCGATCGTCCAGCCCTATGCGCCGCCCGAGGTCGATCTCGCCATCGCGCATGTCGACCTCTACCGGATCGAGGCCGAGGAGGAGTTGATCGAACTCGGGCTCGACGATTATCTTTTCGACGGCGCGTTGCTGATCGAATGGCCCGAACGGCTGGGTGCGCAGGGTTGGCCGGAGGCGCTGAGCCTCCACATTTCGGGTGAGGGCGATGCCCGCGTCTTGACAGCCGAAGTGCCGGCGGCTTGGGAAGCGCGATGGCCGCTCCGATGATTCCGCCCGCCCATGCCCCGGCCTTTCTGACCGCGCATGGCTGGGGCGACGCCCAGATTTTGCCGCTGGCGGGGGACGCGTCCTTCCGCCGCTATTTCCGCGTCATCGGCAAGGGCCGCCAGGCGGTGCTGATGGACGCGCCGCCGCCGCACGAAGATCCGCGCCCGTTCATCGCGATCGCCGAATATCTGTGCGCACAAGGACTGAACGCGCCGACGATCCTTGCGCGCGATCTGGAGCGGGGCCTGCTCCTCATCGAGGATTTCGGCGACGTGCGGCTGCGCGAAACGGTCGACGACGCGCCGCAGGCCGAAGCGGACTATTATGCCGGGGTGACCGACCTGCTCGTCCACCTCCACGCGCGCCCGGCGATGGCCGGGTTGCCCGTGCATGGGCTCGAGCAATGGCTCGACGAGGTGATGCTGTTTACCGACTGGTATTGCCCGGCGCTCGATATCGAGGTCGACCGCGATGGGTTCCGCGCCGCGTGGGAGCGGGCGCTGGCGCCGGTCGAGGCTGACGGTCTGCCGCGCGTCACGGTGCTGCGCGATTTCCATGCTGAAAATATCATGCTCGTGCGCGGCAAGGACGGTATCGCCCATTATGGCCTGCTCGATTTCCAGGACGCGCTGATCGGCCATCCCGCCTATGACCTGGCCTCGGTGCTCGAGGATGCGCGGCGCGATGTGAGCCCGGCGGTCGAGACGGCGATGCTCGCGCGGTATCGGGAAGCGACGGGGCAGGATATCGACGCCGCCTATTGGGCGCTCGCGGCGCAGCGCAACACGCGCATCCTCGGGGTCTTCGTCCGGTTGTGGAAGCGCGACGGCAAGGCGGGCTATCGCCGGTTCCAGCCGCGCATGTGGGGGCTGCTCGAACGCGATCTCGCGCACCCCGCGCTGGCCCCCGTCCGGGCCTGGTTCGACGCCAATGTGCCGCTCTCGAAGCGAGCGGAGGCCTGGACATGACGGCCAAGATCGAGAGCGCGATGGTGATGGGGGCCGGGATCGGCAAGCGGATGCGTCCGCTGACCGCGACACGACCCAAGCCGCTGGTGCGCGTCGCGGGCAAGGCGCTGATCGACCATAGCCTCGACCGGATCGAGGCGGCGGGGATCGGCCATGTCGTCGTCAACGTCCATTATCTCGCCGACGCGCTCGAAGCGCATCTCGCGGCGCAGCGGCGGACGTTTACCATCGCGGTGTCCGACGAGCGCGGCCAGTTGCTCGAAACCGGCGGCGGGATGGTCAAGGCGCTGCCGCTGCTGACGGGCGACCCGATCCTGATCGTCAACAGCGACAATATCTGGACCGACGGGCCGCAGGACAGCATCACCCATCTCGCGCGTCATTGGGATGATGCGAAGATGGACGCGCTGCTGCTCGTCATCCGGCAGGCGAGCGCGACGGGGCACGGCGGCAAGGGGGATTTCCATATGGACCCGGCGGGCAAATTGTCGCGGCGCAAGCCGGGGCATATCGCGCCCTTCGTCTATACCGGCATCCAGCTCGTCTCGCGCCGCCTGCTCGAAGACGCGCCCGAGGGGGCCTTTTCGACCAACATATTGTGGGACCGCGCGATCGCGGCGGGGCGGCTCTATGGCCTGTCGCACATGGGGCAATGGTTCGACGTCGGCACCCCGGCGGCGATCGCGCCGACCGAAGCGGCGTTGAGCGGGGTTTGACACGGATCGTCATCCCGGCGAAGGCCGGGCTCTCGCCGGTGCGTCAGGCGGACAGGGTGAGATCCCGGCCTTCGCCGGGATGACGAAGGGAGCGCAATGACCGCGGCTGGCCGCCCCACCATTTATTCCATCCCGGTCCACCGGGCCTTTGCCGATGCGCTCGCCGCCGGGATCATCGCGCGCTACGCCGATGGCGCGCTGGGGCTGGCCGAGGGAATGATCCTGCTGCCGAGCAACCGGGCGCGCAGCGCGGTGCAGGCGGCGTTCGTGCGCGCGGGCGGGGCGGGGCTGTTGATGCCGCGGCTCGCGGTGATCGGCGACGCCGATCTCGACGAGTCGGTGGCGCTGGCGCTCGACGGCCTCGACGACGAGCCGATCGCGCCCGCGATCGACCCGTTGCGGCGACGGTTGCTGCTCGCCGAACTGATCGAGCGGCACACACCGGCGGGCGAGACGCCGATTACCGGCGCGGCGGCGTTCCAGCTCGCCGACGGGCTCGCGCGGGTGATCGACCAGCTTCATTATGAGGAGGTCGCGGTCTCGGCGCTCGTCGACCTCGACCTTGGCGCCTTCGCCGGCCATTGGCAGGCTTCGCTCGGGCGGCTGCGGCTGCTCGTCGATCATTGGCCGGGCGTGCTCGCAAAGACCGGCCATATCGACCGCGCCGAGCGGCGCAATCGGCTGCTCGGCCGCGTGACCGCAGGATGGCGCGCCGCGCCGCCCGCGCGCTTCACCATCGCGGCGGGGATCACCACCGCGGCGCCCGCGATCGCGCGGTTGCTGCGCACCGTCGCCGACCTTGAACGCGGCATGGTCGTGCTGCCGGGGCTCGATCAGGCGATGGCGGCCGAGGAATGGGAGGCGCTCGGCCCGACGCGGCCCGACCCCGAAAATCCCGCGCGGCCGCTGGAAACCCACCCGCAATATCATCTGAAGCTGCTGCTCGATCGCATGGGCGCGCGCCGCGACGAGGTGCGCGAATGGGATGCGACGTCCGAATATGACGGCCCCGCGGCGCGCACGCCCTTCGTCTCGCTGCTCTTCGCCCCCGCCGATTACACCGCCCAGTGGCAGGCGGCGGGCGATCTGGCGGCGGCGGTCGCCGGGATACAGGGCGCGGTGTTCGCCGACGACGGGCAGGAGGCGCAGGGAATCGCGCTGCTGATGCGCGAAGCGGTCGAAACGCCGGGGCGCACCGCGGCGCTGGTCACCCCCGATCGCGACCTGGCCGAGCGCGTCGCGGCGGCGCTCGCGCGCTGGGGAATCGCGGTCGACGACAGCGCGGGCCAGCCCTTGTCGCGGACACCGCCGGGGGCGCTGTTGCTGCTGCTCGCCGATCTGGCGGCGGCGTTCGATTCCGTCGCCTTGGTGTCGCTGCTCGGCCATCCCCTGGTTCGCAAGGGCGAGGGACGGACGGCGTGGCTCGACCGGGTGCGGCAGCTCGACCTGATTCTGCGCGAACCGGGGCTGGCGCCGGGGTGGCAGGGGGTGAGCGCGCGGATGGAATCGTCGCCCCCGCGCAGGCAGGGGGGTGATGCGGAGGCGTTGCGGAGCTGGTGGGACGATCTTGCCGCGGGCCTCGGCACCGCGCTCGCGCCGTTCGCCGCGCCGGCCCCGCCCGCGACCTTGCTGGCGGCCTTGCAGCAGGGGCTTGAATGGCTGACCGGCGATGCGGTCTGGGCGGGACCGGCGGGGCGGATGCTCGCCGAGCTGTTCGACCAATGGGCGCTCGCGCGCGGCGACGGGCCGGCGCTTGTCGATCCCGCCGATTTTCCGGCGATGCTTGGGCAATTGCTGGGGCAGGCGAGCGTGCGCCCGCCCTATGGCGGCCATCCGCGGCTGTTCATCTGGGGGCTGCTCGAAGCGCGGCTCCAGCGCGCCGACCTGATGATCCTCGGCGGCCTCGACGAAGGGCGCTGGCCCGCCGCGGCCCAGCCCGACCCATGGCTTGCCCCCGGCATCCGCCGCCTGCTCGGCCTGCCCGCGCCCGAACGGCAGCAGGGCGCGGCGGCGCATGATTTCGCGGGAGCGCTTGGCGCGCGCGAGATCGTCGTCACCCGCGCCGCGCGCAGCGGCGGCGATCCGGCGGTCGCCTCGCGGTTCTGGCTGCGGCTCGCCGCGCTTGCGGGCGACCTGCCCGAACCCACGCCGGGCGGGGCGGCGCTGACCCGGCTCGCGGCCGAGATCGACGTGCCGCCGGGCGACGTGCAGCCGGCCCATCGGCCCGCGCCGCGTCCGCCCGCCGGGGATCGCCCGCGCCGGATCAGCGTCACCGGGGTCGATCGGCTCGCGCGCGATCCCTTTGCCTTCTATGCCAACCGCATGCTCGGCCTGTCGGCGCTCGATCCCTTGAGCGCCGCGCCCGACCCGCGCTGGCGCGGGACGCGCGTCCACCGGCTGTTCGAGGATTGGGTGCGCGGGGGCGCGACGCGCGAGGGGTTGGAGGCCGAGCTGGCCGCCTTGCGCGACGATGCCGCGCTCGACGCGATCGCGCGCGCTTTCTGGCTGCCGCGGATCGAGCCTGCGCTGCGCTGGGCCGCGGAGCAGGTCTGGAGCGCCGAGGGGCGCACACCGCTGGCGGTGGAGGCGCAGGGTGAAATGACGCTCGACGGCATCGTGCTGCACGGCAAGGCCGACCGGATCGACCGCGACGGCGAAGGCCATCTTGCGATCGTCGATTATAAATCGGGCGGCGCGCCGAGCGCGAAGGCGGCGTATGACAAGCTCGACAACCAGCTTGGCCTGCTCGGGCTGATCGCGCGCGAGGGGGGGATGAAGGGCCTCGATGCCGCACCCGTCGCGAGCCTCGAATATTGGAGCCTGCGCCCCGATCGCCGCGCGGGCGGCGCGGGGAAGATATCGAACACCTATGGATCGCGCAGCGATTTGAAGAGTGCCGAGGACGCGATCGACCATGCCGCCGAGGCGCTGGCCGACCTTGCCGCGCGCTATCTGTTCGGCGATGCGCCCTTCGTGCCCGGCGAAGGCGTGGGCTATGGCGATTACGACCAGCTCATGCGCCGCGACGAATGGTTCGGGCGCGGCGAGGACGGCGCATGAGCAAACCCGCCGGCCTCGCCACCCTTGACCCGCGGCAGGGCGCCGCCGCCGACCCCGAAAGCCATGTCTGGCTCGGCGCGTCGGCGGGGACGGGCAAGACGCAGGTGCTGTCGGCGCGCGTGCTGCGGCTGATGCTCGATGGCGTGCCTCCGCAAGCGATCCTTTGCATCACCTTCACCAAGGCGGGCGCGGCCGAAATGGCGCACCGCATCCACGAACGGCTCGCGGCGTGGGTGCGGATGGCCGACGGCGACCTGCGGCTCGACCTGCGCGCCCTGGGACTGGAGTGGGACCGGCCGGGGCTGATGACGCGCGCGCGATCCTTGTTCGCGACGGTCATCGACAGTCCAGGCGGCGCGATTCGCGTCCAGACGATCCACGCATTCTGCCAGACTTTGCTCGCGAGCTTTCCCTTGGAAGCCAAACTGCTGCCGGGTTTTCGCGCGATCGAGGAGGATGAGGCGGCGGCGCTGAAGAACGCGGTGCTGGCGGAGCTTCTCGAAAGCCCCTCCCCTTCAGGGGAGGGTGAAGAAGGGGGGCTTCGCGACGCCGCGGCGATGCTGTCGCGGCGGCTGGGGCAGGAATCGGCGCTGGCTTTTCTGTCGAGCTGCGCTGCGGCGTTCGGCGGTCCGCGCGCGGCGCTGCCGCCCTCGGCGCACGACCTGCGCGCGGCGTTCGACCTGCCCGGCGGCGATCCCGATGCCGGGATCGCGGCCGAGCTTGCGGACGGCGCGGTGTCCGACGACGATATCCGCGCGGTCGCGACGAGCGGCGCCAATTGGGGGACCAAGACCGGGCTGGCCTGCAACGATATGATGGTCGGCTGGCTGATCGCCGCCGCCCCCGCGCGCGCCGCGATGCTCGGCGAGCTGCTCGGCTGTTTTCTGACCGGCAAAGGCGATCTTCGCGCCGATTTCGCGGGCGACAAGGGGCGGATGACCGATTGCGTCGGCAGCGCGACGCGGATCGTCGAGGCGGTGCAGGGCCTGCTTGGCACCGCGACCGCGATGCGCGTCGCCGACGATCTGGCGGCGGCGTGGAAACTCGGCAGCCGCTTTGCCGAAGGCTATGCGCTTGCCAAGCGCGAGCAGGGGCTCGCCGATTTCGACGATCTGATCACGCTCGCGGGATCGCTGCTGCGCGTCAGCAGCTTCGGCGAATGGGTGCGCTTCAAGCTCGACCAGCGCACCGACCATATCCTCGTCGATGAGGCGCAGGACACCAATATGCGCCAATGGGGCATCGTGTTGTCGATGGCCGAGGAATTCTTCGCCGGGGTCGGCGCGAAGGAAGAGCGCGTCCGCACCCTCTTCACCGTCGGCGACCGCAAGCAGGCGATCTTCGGCTTTCAGGGCACCGAGCCCAGGGCGTTCGCCGCCGCGCGCGGCCTGTTCCATGCGCTGGGCGAAACCGGCGGGCAACCGTTCCGGCAGGTCGATCTCGTCTCCAACTATCGCTCGACCCCCGCGGTGCTGACGGTCGTCGATGCGTGGCTCGCGGCGGGCGGGGCGGACGCGATGGGGCTCGACGGCGACGAGCCGCCGCATCACCCGCATCGCTCGAACCACGCGGGGCAGGTCGAGCTGTGGCAACCGCTGCCGGTCGGCAAGGCGCTCGATGCCGCGGCTGACGAGGGCGACGAAGGCGAGGGCGACGGCAATGCGCCTGCCTCCGACCCCGCTTCGATGCGGCTCGCGCGCGCGATCGCGAGCGAGGTGCAGGGGTGGATCGCGCACGGCAAGGACGGACGCCCGGTCGCGCCGGGCGATATCATGATCCTCGTCCGCCGCCGCCGCGACCTGGCGGCGCGGATCGTCGCGCGCTTGCAGGCGCTGCACGTCCCCGTCGCCGGGGTCGACCGCTTCGCGCTGACCCAGCCGCTCGCGGCGCAGGATCTGATCGCGGCGATGCGCTTCGCGGTGCAGCCGCTCGACGACCTCAATCTCGCCGCGCTGCTCGTTTCGCCGCTGATCGGCTGGACGCAGGACGAGCTTTATGCGCGCACTCATCAGCGCGGCCGCGCGGCGTTGTGGGAGCATCTGCGCAGGGCCGAGGGCGATCTGCCTGCGGCGACGATGGCGGCGCTGCGCCACCTGCTCGGCATGGCGGATTTCACCACGCCCTTCCGCTTCCTCGAGACATTGCTGTCGGGGCCGATCGACGGGCGGCGCAAGCTTTACGCACGGCTGGGACGCGAGGCGCGTGATCCGATCGATGAATTGCTCAACCAGGCGCTCGCCTTTGAACAGCGCGAGACGGTGTCGCTGCTCGGCTTCCTGACGATGGTGTCGGCAAGCGCGGCCGACATCAAGCGGCAGACCGAGGCGCGCAGCGATGTCGTGCGGGTGATGACGGTGCACGGATCGAAGGGCCTCCAGGCGCCGATCGTGATCCTCGCCGATGCGACCGACGACGCCGGGATCGGCCACCGGCCGTTCAGCGTCGATGTCGCGGGATGGGAGAAATTGCCGGTCTTCGCACTGCCCGCCGACGAGCGCCATGGAGCGCTTGCCGATGCTTATGCCGCGGCGGCGAAAGCGGCATCGGAGGAACATTGGCGGCTCTTTTATGTCGCGATGACCCGCGCCGAGGAGATTCTCGTCATCGCGGGGGTGACGAAGAAGGCCGACCGGACGATCCCCGAAACGAGCTGGCACGCCGCGGTCGAGGGCGTGCTCGCGGCCATGCCGTGCGAATGGGAGGACGCCGGTCCGATGTGGGGCCAGCGCCGTATCCACCGCGCCAATGAAGGCAAATGGGCGAAGCAGGAAAAGGCGGCGCGGGTCGCGGCCCCGGCGCTCGTGCTTCCCGAATGGGCGCACCGGCCGGCGCCCGAGGAAGCGCGTCCGCCGCGCCCGCTCGCGCCGTCGGCGCTCGGCGAGGATGATGTCGCGGTGCCGCCGCAGGGAGCCGCGCGCGTCGCGGCGGTCGAGCGAGGTTTGCTGCTCCATGCCTTGTTCGAGCGGTTGCCGCCGGTCGCGGCGGCGCGGCGGCGCGATGCGGCGTTGCGCTGGCTTGCCGCGCAGGCGCCGACGCTCGACGAAGCGGCGCGCGCGGCGATGGTTGGCGAGGTGCTCGCGGTCCTCGACGATCCCGCACACGCGGCGCTGTTCGGCCCCGGCAGCCTGGCCGAAGTGCCGCTGTCGGCGGTGGTGGGCGGCGGCGCGGTCGTCGCGGGGATCGTCGACCGGCTGCTGGTCACCGCAGAGGTGGTGACGGTGATCGATTACAAGACCGGACGGCGGGTGCCGGGCAGCGCCGACGCGGTGGCGCCCGCCTATCTGCGCCAGATGGCGGCCTATCGCGATGCGCTTGCGGTGATCTTTCCGGGTCGGCGCGTCGAAGCGGCGCTGCTCTATACCGCCGCGCCGCGGCTGATCCGCCTCGCTGATGCGCTGCTCGACGCGCACAAGCCCGGCTTGGCGGTCACCAAGGCGAATTTGCCGGGTTCGGGCCTTGAGCCGGACGCGCCGACGCCTTAGCTTGGGAACAACAGCGTTTCAGGAGTTTGATCTATGGGTACCAAAGCCATCACCGACGCCAGCTTCCAGACCGATGTGCTCGACAGCGACACCCCCGTACTCGTCGATTTCTGGGCCGAATGGTGCGGCCCGTGCAAGATGATCGGCCCGTCGCTCGAGGAAATCTCGAACGAACTGGCGGGCAAGGTAGTGATCGCCAAGCTCAACATCGACGACCACCCCGACGCGCCGAGCAAATATGGCGTGCGCGGCATCCCGACGATGATCCTGTTCAAGAACGGCGAGATTGCCGACACCAAGGTCGGCGCCGCGCCGAAAAGCGCGCTCAAGGGCTGGCTCGAAGGCGCGCTGGCGTAATTGCTCCGTTCCGGCTAAATCTCTTCCCCATGAACGCGCCAATCGGACATAATCGGTTTGGCCCGCATCGTGCGGGAGGGGGAGGAAGCATGTACGCGATCGTGTTTGATCTCGACACGGCGACGCTGGAACAGACCTATCCGAACGCCTCCTGGCGCAACGCTTATGCCGATGTCCGGCGCGTCCTTGAGACGAAAGGGTTCGATTGGCAACAGGGGTCGACCTATTTCGGTAACGAAGCCGTCACGGCTGTCGATTGCGTTTTGGCGGTGCAGGAATTGAAACGTCAGTTCGAGTGGTTTCAACCCTCGGTTCGCGACATTCGGATGCTACGAATCGAAGAAAACAACGATCTCGGCCCGGCGTTGGGATAATCAGCTCCGATAATCGGCGTTGATGCTGATGTAGCCATGCGTCAGGTCGCACGTCCACACGGTCGCGCGGCCTTCGCCCAGCCCCAGGTCGGCGCCGACGCGAATCTCCAGGCCCTTCAGATGCGCCGCGACCGGCGCTTCGTCATAGCCGTCGACGGGCAGCCCGTCCTTTGCCACCCAATGATCGCCGAAACGGATCGCCAGGCGGTCGCGGTCGGCCGGTTCGCCCGCCTTGCCCACCGCCATCACGACGCGGCCCCAGTTCGCGTCCTCGCCCGCGATCGCGGTCTTGACCAGCGGCGAATTGGCGATCGACAGCGCGACGCGCCTGGCGCTCTCGTCGCTGACCGCGCCGCTCACCTGCACCTCGATGAATTTCGATGCGCCCTCGCCATCGCGCACCACCTGCTGCGCAAGGTCGAGCGCGACGGCGTGGATCGCCGCGTAAAGCGCGTCGGCGCCCGGATCGTCGCGCGTCGTCAGCGGCGCATTTCCCGCCTGCCCGGTCGCGAACAGCAGGACCGTGTCGCTGGTCGAGGTGTCGCTGTCGACGGTGATGCTGTTGAACGTCGCGCCGGTCGCTTCGTTCAGCATGTCCTGCAGCAGCGCGGGCGCGACTGCGGCGTCGGTGAAGATATAGCCGAGCATCGTCGCCATGTCGGGGGCGATCATCCCCGATCCCTTGACGATCCCCGCGACCTGCACGGTGCGGCCCTCGATGATCGCGCTGGCGGCGGAGCCCTTGGGAAAGGTGTCGGTGGTGGTGATGGTCCGGGCGGCGTCTTCCCAGCTCGCCGGCGGCCCTGCAAAGCCGATCACCTTTGCCAGCCCCTCGCGCGCCTTGTCCTTGGGGAGCGGCACGCCGATGACGCCGGTCGAGCTGACGAAGACTTCCTTCGGGTCGCAATCGAGGTGCGCCACGACCTGCGCGACGATCTGCTCGACCGCCTCACGGCCGCGATATCCGGTAAAGGCGTTCGCGTTGCCCGCGTTGACGATCAGCGCCCGCGCCCGGCCGTGCGCAATGCCTTCGCGGCACATCTCGACCTCGGTCGAACAGCAGATGTTGCGCGTCGTCACGCCCGCGACCGCGGTGCCCGGAACCAGTTCGACATAGGTCAGGTCGCAGCGGTCCCAATTCTTGTATTGCGCCCGCGCGACGCGGCGCGACACGCCCGCGATGTCGGGGAGGGTGGGGAAGGCGGCGGGGGCGAGGGGCGAGCGAGTGGTCATGGGGTGCGCATAATCGCTATCGGCCCATAGCAAAACCCCTCCCGTAAACGGGAGGGGCAGCGAGGCTTGCGAGCTTGCTCGCTAGCCGCAGCGGGGTGGGCCAGCGCACCGACGAAGCTCGCTTCGCTCGCGCCCACGCCTTAATCCCCTCCCGCTTGCGGGAGGGGAGATAGATCAGGCCGGAAGGCCGCTGATCGATTTCACTTCCATGAAATCCTTGAGCCCGAGCAGCCCGCCTTCGCGGCCGTTGCCCGACGCCTTGTAGCCGCCGAAGGCCGCGCCCGGGCCGGGCCCCCAGGCGTTGACCGCGACCATGCCGGCGCGCAGTTTCGGCGCGATGGCGGCGGCCTTGGCGGGGTCGCCCGAGATCACCGCCGACAGGCCATATTCGGTGTCGTTGGCGATATCGACCGCCTCGTCGAGGTCGCCATAGGCCATGACCGTCGCGACGGGACCAAAGACTTCTTCGTTGGCGATGCGCATGTTGCGGGTCACGCCCGAGAAAACCGTCGGCTTGATATAATAGCCGCGGTTGACGTTGCTCGGCAGGCCGGTGCCGCCGGTCTCGAGCGTCGCGCCTTCGTCGATCGCCGACTGGATCAGGCCCTGGATCTTGTCGAACTGTGCCTTGTTGACGACGGGGCCGATATGGCCGCCCTCGGCCTGCGGGTCGCCTACTGCCGTGCCGTCGAACATCGCCTTGATGACGCCGACCGCTTCGGCCTCGCGGTCCTTGTGGACCAGGATGCGCGTCGGCGCGATGCAGCTTTGGCCGGTGTTGACCAGCACGCCCTGCACCGTCGGGGGCAGCACGGTTTCAAGGTCGGCGTCGGGCAGGACGATGTTCGGCGACTTGCCGCCCAATTCCTGATGGACGCGCTTGACCGTGTCGGCGGCCGCCTTGGCGACCAGGATTCCGGCGCGGGTCGATCCGGTGAAGCTCACCATTTCGATGCCGGGGTGCGAAGAAATCGCGTTGCCGACGGTCGGGCCGTCGCCCTGGACGAGATTGAACACGCCCGGCGGGACGCCCGCGGCGTCGAGGATTTCGGCAAAGATCACCGCATTGCCGGGGCATTCCTCGGACGGCTTGAGGATCATCGTATTGCCCGCGGCGAGCGCCGGGGCGACCTTCAGCGCGATCTGGTTGAGCGGCCAGTTCCACGGCGTGATCATGCCGACGACGCCGATCGGCTCATAGGCGAGAACCCCGGCGTGATATTTTTCGGTGAAGGAAAAATCCTTGAGCGCCGCGATGGTGCCGAGGAAGCCGCCGATGCCGGCGCCGACCTGCGCGGTGCCGGCAAAGCTCACCGGCGCGCCCATTTCGCTCGCCATCGACTTGGCGAGATCGGGTCCGCGCTTCTTATATTCCTCGACGATGCGGTCCAGCAGCGCCAGGCGTTCTTCGCGCGTCGTCTGCGAAAAGCTCTTGAACGCTTCCTTCG
This window contains:
- the tsaE gene encoding tRNA (adenosine(37)-N6)-threonylcarbamoyltransferase complex ATPase subunit type 1 TsaE, encoding MRSRHPYTLDEAARIGAAIGAVLAPGDVVLLSGDLGAGKTTLARAMLTARGLAGEAPSPTFAIVQPYAPPEVDLAIAHVDLYRIEAEEELIELGLDDYLFDGALLIEWPERLGAQGWPEALSLHISGEGDARVLTAEVPAAWEARWPLR
- a CDS encoding aminoglycoside phosphotransferase family protein; translation: MIPPAHAPAFLTAHGWGDAQILPLAGDASFRRYFRVIGKGRQAVLMDAPPPHEDPRPFIAIAEYLCAQGLNAPTILARDLERGLLLIEDFGDVRLRETVDDAPQAEADYYAGVTDLLVHLHARPAMAGLPVHGLEQWLDEVMLFTDWYCPALDIEVDRDGFRAAWERALAPVEADGLPRVTVLRDFHAENIMLVRGKDGIAHYGLLDFQDALIGHPAYDLASVLEDARRDVSPAVETAMLARYREATGQDIDAAYWALAAQRNTRILGVFVRLWKRDGKAGYRRFQPRMWGLLERDLAHPALAPVRAWFDANVPLSKRAEAWT
- a CDS encoding nucleotidyltransferase family protein; this translates as MTAKIESAMVMGAGIGKRMRPLTATRPKPLVRVAGKALIDHSLDRIEAAGIGHVVVNVHYLADALEAHLAAQRRTFTIAVSDERGQLLETGGGMVKALPLLTGDPILIVNSDNIWTDGPQDSITHLARHWDDAKMDALLLVIRQASATGHGGKGDFHMDPAGKLSRRKPGHIAPFVYTGIQLVSRRLLEDAPEGAFSTNILWDRAIAAGRLYGLSHMGQWFDVGTPAAIAPTEAALSGV
- the addB gene encoding double-strand break repair protein AddB; its protein translation is MTAAGRPTIYSIPVHRAFADALAAGIIARYADGALGLAEGMILLPSNRARSAVQAAFVRAGGAGLLMPRLAVIGDADLDESVALALDGLDDEPIAPAIDPLRRRLLLAELIERHTPAGETPITGAAAFQLADGLARVIDQLHYEEVAVSALVDLDLGAFAGHWQASLGRLRLLVDHWPGVLAKTGHIDRAERRNRLLGRVTAGWRAAPPARFTIAAGITTAAPAIARLLRTVADLERGMVVLPGLDQAMAAEEWEALGPTRPDPENPARPLETHPQYHLKLLLDRMGARRDEVREWDATSEYDGPAARTPFVSLLFAPADYTAQWQAAGDLAAAVAGIQGAVFADDGQEAQGIALLMREAVETPGRTAALVTPDRDLAERVAAALARWGIAVDDSAGQPLSRTPPGALLLLLADLAAAFDSVALVSLLGHPLVRKGEGRTAWLDRVRQLDLILREPGLAPGWQGVSARMESSPPRRQGGDAEALRSWWDDLAAGLGTALAPFAAPAPPATLLAALQQGLEWLTGDAVWAGPAGRMLAELFDQWALARGDGPALVDPADFPAMLGQLLGQASVRPPYGGHPRLFIWGLLEARLQRADLMILGGLDEGRWPAAAQPDPWLAPGIRRLLGLPAPERQQGAAAHDFAGALGAREIVVTRAARSGGDPAVASRFWLRLAALAGDLPEPTPGGAALTRLAAEIDVPPGDVQPAHRPAPRPPAGDRPRRISVTGVDRLARDPFAFYANRMLGLSALDPLSAAPDPRWRGTRVHRLFEDWVRGGATREGLEAELAALRDDAALDAIARAFWLPRIEPALRWAAEQVWSAEGRTPLAVEAQGEMTLDGIVLHGKADRIDRDGEGHLAIVDYKSGGAPSAKAAYDKLDNQLGLLGLIAREGGMKGLDAAPVASLEYWSLRPDRRAGGAGKISNTYGSRSDLKSAEDAIDHAAEALADLAARYLFGDAPFVPGEGVGYGDYDQLMRRDEWFGRGEDGA
- the addA gene encoding double-strand break repair helicase AddA: MSKPAGLATLDPRQGAAADPESHVWLGASAGTGKTQVLSARVLRLMLDGVPPQAILCITFTKAGAAEMAHRIHERLAAWVRMADGDLRLDLRALGLEWDRPGLMTRARSLFATVIDSPGGAIRVQTIHAFCQTLLASFPLEAKLLPGFRAIEEDEAAALKNAVLAELLESPSPSGEGEEGGLRDAAAMLSRRLGQESALAFLSSCAAAFGGPRAALPPSAHDLRAAFDLPGGDPDAGIAAELADGAVSDDDIRAVATSGANWGTKTGLACNDMMVGWLIAAAPARAAMLGELLGCFLTGKGDLRADFAGDKGRMTDCVGSATRIVEAVQGLLGTATAMRVADDLAAAWKLGSRFAEGYALAKREQGLADFDDLITLAGSLLRVSSFGEWVRFKLDQRTDHILVDEAQDTNMRQWGIVLSMAEEFFAGVGAKEERVRTLFTVGDRKQAIFGFQGTEPRAFAAARGLFHALGETGGQPFRQVDLVSNYRSTPAVLTVVDAWLAAGGADAMGLDGDEPPHHPHRSNHAGQVELWQPLPVGKALDAAADEGDEGEGDGNAPASDPASMRLARAIASEVQGWIAHGKDGRPVAPGDIMILVRRRRDLAARIVARLQALHVPVAGVDRFALTQPLAAQDLIAAMRFAVQPLDDLNLAALLVSPLIGWTQDELYARTHQRGRAALWEHLRRAEGDLPAATMAALRHLLGMADFTTPFRFLETLLSGPIDGRRKLYARLGREARDPIDELLNQALAFEQRETVSLLGFLTMVSASAADIKRQTEARSDVVRVMTVHGSKGLQAPIVILADATDDAGIGHRPFSVDVAGWEKLPVFALPADERHGALADAYAAAAKAASEEHWRLFYVAMTRAEEILVIAGVTKKADRTIPETSWHAAVEGVLAAMPCEWEDAGPMWGQRRIHRANEGKWAKQEKAARVAAPALVLPEWAHRPAPEEARPPRPLAPSALGEDDVAVPPQGAARVAAVERGLLLHALFERLPPVAAARRRDAALRWLAAQAPTLDEAARAAMVGEVLAVLDDPAHAALFGPGSLAEVPLSAVVGGGAVVAGIVDRLLVTAEVVTVIDYKTGRRVPGSADAVAPAYLRQMAAYRDALAVIFPGRRVEAALLYTAAPRLIRLADALLDAHKPGLAVTKANLPGSGLEPDAPTP
- the trxA gene encoding thioredoxin TrxA, which codes for MGTKAITDASFQTDVLDSDTPVLVDFWAEWCGPCKMIGPSLEEISNELAGKVVIAKLNIDDHPDAPSKYGVRGIPTMILFKNGEIADTKVGAAPKSALKGWLEGALA
- a CDS encoding virulence factor translates to MYAIVFDLDTATLEQTYPNASWRNAYADVRRVLETKGFDWQQGSTYFGNEAVTAVDCVLAVQELKRQFEWFQPSVRDIRMLRIEENNDLGPALG